One stretch of Anabrus simplex isolate iqAnaSimp1 chromosome 3, ASM4041472v1, whole genome shotgun sequence DNA includes these proteins:
- the LOC137498974 gene encoding myb/SANT-like DNA-binding domain-containing protein 3, producing the protein MEGTSKKRSVNFTAKEKDDLVDIVLSRYKNIIENKRTDMVTSKLKEKAWKEIETEFNSSSMGVQRDWKSLRLCYENIKKRTKKSLANEKTELHKTGGGSAVISTLSSTEEKLIGALQQQFLPLSNPFDDDHNFHAAVDDSGRQQPEVLVEVLEDVEVDEEAVIKEIPVVNSALPPKESVARHEASSSASGRKRGDSLYQLKQEFYAKRLKCLEREHELKVRNLEMDYKIKELQLKSLQN; encoded by the exons atggaaggaacttcaaagAAGCGTTCTGTGAATTTCACAGCGAAGGAAAAGGATGATCTGGTTGATATTGTATTATCGAGGTACAAAAATATAATAGagaataaaagaaccgatatggtgacttCGAAATTGAAAGAGAAGGCCTGGAAAGAAATTGAAACCGAGTTCAATTCCAGTAGCATGGGTGTCCAGAGGGACTGGAAAAGTCTTAGGTTATGTTATGAGAACATAAAGAAGAGGACCAAGAAATCACTCGCAAATGAAAAG ACTGAACTACATAAAACAGGCGGAGGCAGTGCTGTTATTTCCACACTGAGTAGCACGGAAGAAAAGTTAATTGGTGCACTACAGCAGCAGTTTTTACCGTTATCAAATCCTTTTGATGACGACCACAATTTCCATGCTGCGGTAGATGACTCGGGCAGGCAGCAACCTGAAGTGTTAGTAGAGGTGTTAGAGGATGTGGAAGTGGATGAGGAAGCTGTAATAAAGGAAATTCCTGTTGTAAACAGTGCGCTTCCTCCAAAAGAAAGTGTGGCCCGACATGAAGCATCTAGTTCAGCGTCCGGAAGGAAGAGAGGCGACAGCTTGTACCAGTTGAAACAAGAATTTTATGCTAAAAGGTTAAAGTGTCTTGAACGTGAACATGAACTTAAAGTGCGGAATTTAGAAATGGATTATAAAATAAAAGAACTTCAACTTAAAAGTCTTCAGAATTAA